From Acidobacteriota bacterium, a single genomic window includes:
- a CDS encoding patatin-like phospholipase family protein: MIMANEMNEMSDPIEYISSDRGREPEEGMALCLSGGGYRAMLFHVGVLWRLNELGFLPKLKRVSSVSGGSITAGVLAMNFDSLGFDSDGVGANFVAKVVLPIKALASRTIDSTSVITGALWVGSIGDKVADSYRRHLFGEKTLQDITDKVRFVFNATNVQSGALWRFSKPYMRDYRVGEVKNPTVELAVAVAASSAFPPVLSPVELELDPLQFTAGTTGDCEDPMFRTEIVLTDGGVYDNLGLETAWKRYKTVFVSDAGAAFATDADPGRDWLRHTIRVLMIIDNQVRSLRRRQIVGAYKKGNRSGAFWSIGHDLAKDFGTPGALNCPFDQTSVLAETPTRLRKLDEKLQNRLINWGYAVCDASIRKHFDSGLAVPHGFPFPGASVG; encoded by the coding sequence ATGATTATGGCAAATGAAATGAATGAAATGAGTGATCCGATCGAGTACATCAGCTCCGATCGCGGGCGCGAGCCCGAGGAAGGGATGGCGCTCTGCTTGTCGGGCGGCGGGTATCGTGCAATGTTGTTTCACGTCGGTGTCCTTTGGCGGCTGAACGAACTGGGGTTTCTGCCTAAATTGAAACGCGTTTCCAGCGTCTCAGGCGGATCGATCACGGCCGGCGTCCTGGCGATGAATTTCGATTCGTTGGGTTTTGATTCCGACGGTGTCGGCGCAAACTTCGTGGCAAAGGTCGTGTTGCCGATCAAGGCACTTGCCTCGCGAACCATTGATTCGACCTCGGTCATCACCGGCGCCCTTTGGGTGGGCAGTATCGGCGACAAGGTTGCCGATTCGTACCGTAGACATCTGTTCGGCGAGAAGACGCTCCAGGACATTACCGACAAGGTACGGTTTGTATTCAATGCAACCAACGTCCAGTCGGGAGCGTTGTGGCGATTCTCAAAACCGTATATGCGCGATTATCGTGTCGGCGAGGTCAAGAACCCAACGGTTGAACTCGCCGTCGCCGTCGCCGCATCGTCCGCGTTTCCGCCGGTCTTGTCGCCGGTTGAACTTGAGCTCGATCCGCTGCAATTCACAGCCGGTACGACAGGAGACTGCGAGGATCCCATGTTTCGTACGGAGATCGTTCTGACGGACGGCGGCGTGTATGACAACTTAGGCCTTGAAACTGCCTGGAAGCGTTACAAAACGGTCTTTGTCAGTGATGCCGGCGCGGCTTTCGCGACCGACGCCGATCCCGGACGGGACTGGCTCCGACACACCATCCGGGTTTTGATGATCATTGACAATCAGGTTCGCAGTCTGCGGCGCCGGCAGATCGTCGGGGCGTACAAGAAGGGGAATCGGAGCGGGGCTTTCTGGTCGATCGGACACGATCTCGCCAAAGATTTCGGCACTCCGGGCGCATTGAATTGTCCTTTCGATCAAACGAGCGTACTCGCCGAAACGCCGACGAGGCTCAGGAAGCTCGACGAGAAGCTGCAGAACCGATTGATCAACTGGGGTTATGCGGTCTGTGACGCATCGATTCGCAAACATTTCGATAGCGGTTTGGCCGTTCCGCACGGGTTTCCTTTCCCGGGCGCGTCGGTCGGATAA
- a CDS encoding histidine kinase, which translates to MATFLGLHLVSSDSCHTLFRQTLSLRGWPLEIEPSGPHRGEFRDRVRPTRVRRLCSATARLFKAISTRHFWETYKIFLLVNLHFGGRDLLGSAEDLPGDQVLPQVPRTKSAPRSSKRACAQSCFVGAQMQLHPHFLFNTLNAVSELIHKDRTPPSG; encoded by the coding sequence GTGGCAACTTTTCTAGGGCTACATCTGGTTTCTTCTGACTCCTGTCATACTCTATTTCGGCAAACGCTTTCCCTTCGAGGATGGCCGCTGGAAATCGAGCCTTCCGGTCCACATCGCGGCGAGTTTCGCGATCGCGTTCGTCCAACTCGCGTTCGACGCCTATGTTCTGCCACAGCTCGGCTATTTAAGGCGATTTCAACCCGCCACTTTTGGGAAACCTACAAGATCTTCCTGCTCGTCAATCTCCATTTCGGGGGTCGCGATCTACTGGGCAGTGCGGAGGACTTACCAGGCGATCAGGTATTACCGCAAGTACCGCGAACGAAATCCGCGCCCCGCAGCTCGAAGCGCGCCTGCGCGCAGTCCTGCTTTGTAGGTGCTCAAATGCAGCTCCATCCGCATTTTTTGTTCAACACATTGAACGCCGTTTCCGAACTGATCCACAAGGACCGGACGCCGCCGAGCGGATGA
- a CDS encoding transposase — protein sequence MPKGTVGIEATGKADWFEELMFENGHRLLVGNSGFDKERAESRHKSDTRDAENILTLLMRQEFPALWRRSRESVAILEMIRLRSGLVRQRTQVYNRLQALAHDFGLPKGRMGTQAYRETLEAVPGRSAQGAAAGDPAADGRAAEREHPRDRAPA from the coding sequence ATGCCGAAGGGAACGGTCGGCATCGAGGCGACTGGGAAGGCCGACTGGTTCGAGGAACTGATGTTTGAAAACGGACACAGGTTGCTGGTAGGCAATTCCGGGTTTGATAAGGAGAGGGCGGAGTCGCGGCACAAGTCGGATACACGGGACGCGGAGAACATCCTGACGCTATTGATGAGACAGGAGTTCCCGGCGCTTTGGAGAAGGAGCCGGGAGAGCGTGGCGATCCTGGAGATGATCCGGCTGAGGTCGGGGCTGGTGAGGCAGCGGACGCAGGTTTACAACCGGCTGCAGGCGCTGGCGCACGATTTCGGGCTGCCGAAAGGGAGGATGGGGACGCAAGCGTACCGGGAGACCCTGGAGGCGGTGCCCGGCCGATCCGCGCAAGGCGCTGCGGCGGGAGATCCTGCTGCGGACGGCAGAGCAGCTGAGCGGGAACATCCACGAGATCGAGCGCCGGCTTGA
- a CDS encoding MBL fold metallo-hydrolase, translating to MADDGLSVRIRMYRQGLGDCFLINFNNEAKNQEHNLLIDCGVFQATKSAKEIMTQVAEDIKRSASDVLDAVLMTHEHWDHISGFALAKNVFEKKDFKFNEVWVGWTENRGDPEVDEVKKRFEKKKRGLRAAISRMNTPKFDGIRETVDSLVNEFFGIGADVLGISGSETWEFVLSKTGSQSPKYCSPGEVHTLKGLDGVRIYVLGPPEDIEVLDDEESPVDETYRQQLRLAVTDSFLAAATGSDNDDFDANYYYPFDRKYRIAPTDARSHREFGPFFEENYGFDGSGGPEWKRIDEDWLMMAGDLALNIDGITNNTCLAIAIELVESGKVLLFPGDAQFGNWNSWKRLKWTIQLADGTSKEVLIDDLLKRTVFYKVGHHGSHNATLRKSGLEIMESQDLVAMIPTNREFALSKKTKKTPEGWKMPEQELLERLEAKAKGRVILADEVGGADSKSPLKLRCKNWLDAKETKKFLTRIEFEDPPTLVRNPDASSVPEPLFVDYLIEG from the coding sequence ATGGCAGATGACGGATTATCGGTGAGAATTCGGATGTACCGGCAAGGACTGGGCGATTGTTTTTTGATTAATTTCAACAACGAAGCTAAGAACCAGGAACACAACCTATTGATCGATTGCGGCGTTTTTCAGGCCACAAAGTCGGCGAAAGAGATTATGACTCAGGTTGCCGAGGACATAAAGAGGTCAGCCAGTGACGTGCTTGATGCGGTCCTGATGACGCATGAGCATTGGGATCACATTTCTGGATTTGCGCTTGCAAAAAACGTCTTTGAAAAGAAGGACTTCAAATTCAATGAGGTTTGGGTCGGATGGACGGAGAATCGAGGCGATCCAGAGGTCGATGAGGTGAAAAAACGCTTCGAGAAAAAGAAACGCGGACTACGGGCCGCGATTTCCCGAATGAACACTCCAAAATTCGACGGCATTCGGGAAACGGTCGATTCTCTGGTCAACGAATTCTTCGGCATTGGTGCGGACGTGCTGGGAATAAGCGGTTCCGAGACTTGGGAATTTGTTCTTTCAAAAACCGGCTCTCAGTCTCCGAAGTACTGTTCGCCGGGCGAAGTTCACACCCTCAAGGGCCTTGACGGCGTGCGAATCTACGTCCTTGGTCCGCCGGAGGATATTGAGGTGCTCGATGACGAGGAATCGCCGGTGGACGAGACATACCGGCAGCAACTTCGGCTCGCGGTGACCGACAGTTTTCTTGCCGCCGCGACTGGTTCGGACAATGACGATTTCGACGCTAACTACTATTATCCTTTTGATCGGAAATACCGAATTGCGCCGACCGATGCAAGATCTCATCGGGAATTCGGGCCGTTCTTTGAGGAGAACTACGGATTTGACGGTTCTGGCGGTCCCGAATGGAAACGCATTGACGAAGATTGGCTGATGATGGCGGGCGATCTTGCATTGAACATCGATGGGATCACCAACAACACCTGTCTTGCGATTGCGATCGAACTTGTTGAAAGCGGAAAAGTGCTGTTGTTTCCCGGCGACGCGCAGTTCGGCAATTGGAATTCCTGGAAAAGACTCAAGTGGACGATCCAACTTGCCGACGGAACCTCGAAGGAGGTGCTGATCGACGATCTTCTTAAACGCACCGTCTTTTATAAGGTCGGACATCACGGGAGCCACAACGCGACGCTCCGAAAGAGCGGTTTGGAAATCATGGAGAGTCAGGATTTGGTCGCAATGATTCCGACGAATCGTGAATTCGCCCTTTCGAAGAAAACAAAGAAGACGCCGGAAGGATGGAAAATGCCGGAGCAAGAGTTGCTCGAACGGCTCGAAGCCAAGGCTAAAGGCCGTGTCATTCTTGCGGATGAAGTCGGCGGCGCGGATTCGAAATCGCCATTGAAACTGCGTTGCAAGAACTGGCTCGACGCCAAGGAAACAAAGAAGTTTCTGACGCGCATCGAGTTTGAAGACCCCCCGACGCTGGTCCGAAATCCGGATGCGTCGTCCGTACCCGAACCGCTCTTTGTCGATTACCTGATTGAAGGATAG
- a CDS encoding competence protein, with protein MSDIRYIDKDFVSFKFKGFDGTEKKAILVFGDKVEVLEEGAGSKPSSIRALELFDGTIVGTVKGRPFRTREKGVLKFSMVDVQQGDGMILETPPDANHRTRLVFIDGGDNQLFARHIAARYQHRKSAPNSPLEVDLILVTHGDADHFEGLNYIMESETDIGISDRKRLFIRPKRVFHNGLVKGPTNTGEMEMLGRTVDLNGNPMIVELYDDPRKAPDSKKNTPFRKWDEVLSHWETRGNIEFRRIAHGMDSDALFGFLGDGIKVEIQGPFSQPVTDPVDGTVKQALPFLHKPADSALMHLQDETGAPSASFSSSHTINGHSVALRFIYGNVRFNLTGDLNQESMALMRARLDLSELESEVLKAPHHGSADFDFEALRAMKPVVSLISSGDESANKEHIHPRATLVSALGKVSRGSTGIVLCTELAAFFSKRDYSHQREQLAKYFAGDEPITREELRKLFGGKLRSAADEKALPSFFAFERTNFGIIHVRTDGERVLVFTHSGKEGMREAYRFSVDPAHGIRFSKSVSTG; from the coding sequence ATGTCCGATATTCGCTACATTGACAAGGATTTCGTGAGTTTCAAATTCAAGGGTTTCGACGGCACCGAAAAGAAGGCGATACTCGTTTTCGGCGACAAGGTCGAGGTTCTGGAAGAAGGCGCGGGATCGAAGCCGAGTTCGATCCGTGCGCTGGAACTGTTCGACGGAACGATAGTGGGAACAGTTAAGGGCCGTCCGTTCCGAACCCGCGAAAAGGGGGTGTTGAAGTTCTCGATGGTTGACGTCCAGCAGGGTGACGGGATGATCCTCGAAACTCCGCCCGATGCCAACCACCGGACGCGCCTCGTCTTCATCGACGGTGGCGACAACCAGCTCTTTGCCCGCCATATCGCAGCCCGTTATCAGCATCGCAAGAGCGCTCCGAACTCGCCGCTCGAAGTTGATCTGATTCTCGTCACGCATGGCGACGCCGATCACTTTGAGGGCCTGAACTACATAATGGAGTCCGAAACGGACATTGGGATCTCGGACCGGAAGCGGCTTTTTATCCGCCCAAAACGTGTTTTTCACAACGGACTCGTCAAGGGGCCGACGAATACCGGCGAGATGGAAATGCTGGGCAGGACGGTTGATCTCAACGGAAACCCGATGATCGTCGAATTGTACGACGATCCGCGAAAAGCGCCGGACTCAAAGAAGAACACGCCGTTCAGGAAATGGGACGAGGTACTTTCACATTGGGAGACCCGCGGAAACATCGAATTTCGAAGAATTGCCCACGGTATGGACAGCGACGCGTTATTCGGCTTTCTGGGCGACGGAATCAAAGTCGAGATCCAGGGGCCGTTCTCGCAACCGGTGACCGACCCGGTCGACGGAACGGTGAAACAGGCCTTGCCGTTTCTTCACAAGCCGGCTGATTCGGCATTGATGCATCTTCAGGACGAGACTGGCGCGCCATCGGCCAGTTTTTCAAGCTCCCACACAATCAACGGACATTCCGTGGCGCTACGGTTTATCTATGGCAACGTACGCTTTAACCTGACTGGCGATCTGAATCAAGAATCGATGGCTCTGATGCGCGCTAGACTGGACCTAAGTGAACTTGAATCGGAGGTTTTGAAGGCACCGCACCACGGATCGGCCGATTTCGATTTCGAAGCGCTGCGCGCGATGAAACCGGTCGTTTCGTTGATCTCTTCGGGCGACGAAAGCGCGAACAAAGAACATATCCATCCTCGAGCGACCCTCGTCTCGGCGCTCGGGAAAGTGAGCCGCGGATCGACCGGAATCGTGCTCTGCACAGAACTCGCCGCGTTCTTCTCAAAACGTGATTATTCACACCAACGCGAACAACTTGCCAAGTATTTTGCCGGCGACGAGCCAATCACACGCGAAGAACTGCGAAAGCTCTTTGGCGGCAAGCTCCGCTCGGCGGCTGACGAGAAGGCTCTTCCCTCTTTCTTTGCCTTCGAACGGACGAATTTCGGCATTATCCACGTGCGCACCGATGGCGAACGCGTTTTGGTCTTCACGCACAGTGGAAAAGAAGGAATGCGGGAAGCCTACCGATTCAGCGTCGACCCTGCTCACGGAATACGGTTCTCGAAAAGCGTCTCAACCGGTTAG
- a CDS encoding transposase, producing the protein MLRTQAGVGILTALCLIHTLGEVARFSSSSQVVAFAGLCPLEKSSEPGKLRRDQPCGVAAAALHARAGGERGGPEGRTAEGVLPETRQKENQAGGENGRHQKASCQTLGHAAGEHHRTGV; encoded by the coding sequence TTGCTGAGGACGCAGGCCGGGGTCGGCATCCTGACGGCGCTTTGCCTGATCCATACGCTGGGCGAGGTCGCGCGCTTTTCCTCGTCGAGCCAGGTGGTTGCGTTCGCGGGACTTTGCCCGCTTGAGAAGAGCTCGGAGCCGGGTAAGCTTCGGCGGGATCAGCCGTGCGGGGTCGCCGCTGCTGCGCTACATGCTCGGGCAGGCGGCGAACGCGGCGGCCCGGAGGGACGAACGGCTGAGGGCGTTCTACCGGAGACTCGCCAGAAAGAAAACCAGGCGGGTGGCGAAAACGGCCGTCACCAGAAAGCTTCTTGTCAAACTCTCGGTCATGCTGCGGGAGAACATCACCGCACGGGAGTTTGA
- a CDS encoding TraR/DksA C4-type zinc finger protein produces MENFDEIRQTLVERKVKLAELLGRVEVSARRQFDKSLEEQAIQRENEEILTQIDDNLNLEFVQVERALARLDAGDYGFCENCGDKIASNRLQAIPQTSFCLKCAA; encoded by the coding sequence ATGGAAAACTTTGACGAAATCAGGCAAACGCTGGTCGAACGAAAGGTGAAACTTGCGGAACTTCTCGGGCGCGTCGAAGTTAGCGCCAGACGGCAATTCGACAAGAGCCTTGAAGAACAGGCGATTCAGCGTGAGAACGAAGAGATCCTGACGCAGATCGACGACAATCTGAATCTGGAGTTTGTGCAGGTCGAACGCGCTCTCGCGCGGCTCGATGCCGGAGATTATGGTTTTTGTGAAAATTGCGGCGACAAGATCGCGAGCAATCGGCTTCAGGCCATTCCGCAAACCAGCTTTTGCCTTAAATGCGCCGCGTAA
- a CDS encoding group III truncated hemoglobin, translated as MKNDIENRADIDNLMNQFYARATADETIGYIFTDVAKLDLARHLPIIGDFWESLLLGGKNYQTRGRNPLQIHGELNSKTPLEPHHFRRWLEIFNATTDEMFVGERADFAKLRAANIANRMQNYIRGVPDLRRD; from the coding sequence ATGAAGAACGACATCGAGAACAGGGCCGACATCGATAACTTGATGAACCAGTTCTACGCGCGCGCGACAGCCGACGAGACCATCGGCTACATTTTTACCGATGTCGCGAAACTTGATCTCGCCCGACATTTGCCGATCATCGGCGATTTTTGGGAAAGTCTTCTGTTGGGTGGAAAGAACTATCAAACGCGAGGCCGAAATCCGCTGCAGATTCACGGCGAACTCAACTCGAAAACACCGCTCGAACCGCATCATTTTCGTCGTTGGCTCGAGATCTTCAACGCCACGACCGATGAGATGTTCGTTGGAGAACGCGCCGATTTTGCGAAACTGCGCGCCGCAAACATCGCCAATCGAATGCAAAACTACATTCGCGGGGTTCCCGATCTGCGGCGGGATTGA
- a CDS encoding Crp/Fnr family transcriptional regulator: MKLDINNNEYLPELKKRGRTKVFQPGEEIFAEGEDALHLPIVLSGKVKMVRYPEVGKEIIIGIFSDGQMFAVPPVFDGGPYPASAIAMDESRLLIILRNEFLAFVREHPDFSVAVINWMCGMLREKTSVIKNLATASPEHRVGNVLIQLLSKETEKNGGPIRISLRRQDIAEMAGLTTETTIRATRKLAERGLLRIVHGKIYVDDAKELGRFLKN, encoded by the coding sequence ATGAAACTCGATATCAATAACAACGAATATCTGCCGGAGTTGAAGAAGCGTGGCCGAACCAAGGTCTTTCAGCCGGGAGAGGAGATCTTCGCCGAAGGTGAAGATGCCCTACATCTGCCGATCGTGCTTTCCGGAAAGGTCAAGATGGTGCGTTATCCCGAAGTCGGAAAAGAGATCATCATCGGGATCTTTTCCGACGGCCAGATGTTCGCGGTTCCGCCCGTTTTCGACGGCGGGCCGTATCCCGCTTCGGCGATCGCAATGGACGAGTCGCGTTTGCTGATTATTTTGCGCAACGAGTTTCTCGCTTTTGTGCGCGAGCACCCGGATTTTTCGGTCGCGGTCATCAACTGGATGTGCGGAATGCTCCGCGAGAAAACCTCCGTCATCAAGAACCTCGCCACCGCCTCGCCTGAACACCGTGTCGGAAACGTGCTGATTCAACTTCTCTCAAAGGAAACGGAAAAGAATGGCGGCCCGATACGGATCTCGCTGCGGCGTCAGGATATCGCCGAAATGGCCGGATTGACGACCGAAACGACGATCCGGGCAACCCGCAAACTTGCCGAAAGAGGACTCCTGCGAATCGTCCACGGCAAGATCTATGTCGACGACGCGAAGGAACTCGGGCGATTTCTCAAGAACTGA